One Osmerus eperlanus chromosome 16, fOsmEpe2.1, whole genome shotgun sequence DNA segment encodes these proteins:
- the LOC134036584 gene encoding HERV-H LTR-associating protein 1 produces the protein MESFWKSRYRSSLGLRICVSVVLLLVLFNIVIRHKAKEVMSKRDVLASTEIPAQYIDPAAIDLTPLVNTLINSTQSGSHQLFSLLSVTSHSSLALHKLTLLVYNISSFRSFENNMFPKRYCYCVTNETNDLTDFTAILLDVMGNSTSYLHELFKSSSILSVSQKNHSDCTYICVMAGKTDKDLSKLWEVDSIKPLFNQTITEDSHRVGNISAHKIPIGWHQLPTNASHISSPGISAVLTSRVHATTNFSTSQTNINTSQTNINTSQTNINTSQTNINTSQTNINTSQTNINTSQTNINTSQTNININTSQTDINTSQTDINTSQTDINTSQTNINTNQTNFSTSQTNINTSQTNINTSQTNINTSQTDINTSQTNINTSQTNINTSQTNINTSQTNINTSQTNINTSQTNINTSQTNININTSQTDINTSQTNINTSQTNINTSQTDINTSQTDINTSQTDINTSQTNINTSQTNINTSQTDINTTRPTSTPARPTSTPARPTSTPARPTSTPVQPVASTTITTITPTTATDSPTTFPPTTVTLLTTASARTTTMTQPRTTQIISTTDLLTTNLATTDLLTTNLATTAPDHSATITLAQPAMTTVQPVMTTLKPAVTTAQPAMTTAPPAVTTAQLSMTTHKLAMTTAPPAVTTAQLSMTTAQPTAKTITITIPLTATIPPPRTTQAITNTESIFATTAPSTSSAPATTRTRVITRAPVTEKPGCPWRRPSLHHAGEWTDDDLTSATPTTTVSAHKLQPCVLELCKFFSQCLCRSYGSKTRMRYCADSHLWYEKHTFEVCRRVRRVSFSKNLKQRCLARMCNKL, from the exons ATGGAAAGCTTCTGGAAGTCAAGATATCGCTCAAGTCTGGGTCTCagaatatgtgtgtctgtggttttgCTTCTAGTCCTCTTCAACATAG TTATAAGACATAAAGCCAAAGAAGTAATGTCCAAGAGAGATGTTCTAGCATCAACAG AAATCCCAGCGCAATATATTGATCCAGCAGCAATAGATCTTACCCCATTGGTCAATACATTAATTAATTCAACACAATCAG GATCACATCAGCTATTTTCCCTGCTTAGTGTGACCTCACACAGTTCCTTGGCCCTTCATAAGCTCACTCTGCTGGTCTACAACA TTTCAAGTTTCCGAAGTTTCGAGAACAATATGTTTCCGAAGAGGTACTGTTATTGTGTAACAAACGAAACGAATGATTTAACAG ATTTTACAGCAATATTATTGGATGTGATGGGAAATTCCACAAGCTATCTACATGAGCTGTTCAAATCCAGCTCTATACTATCAG TGAGCCAGAAAAATCATTCTGACTGCACATATATCTGTGTAATGGCTGGAAAAACAG ATAAAGACCTGTCTAAACTGTGGGAGGTGGACTCCATCAAGCCACTGTTCAACCAGACCATCACAGAGGACAGCCACAGAG TAGGTAACATCTCGGCTCACAAGATACCTATTG GTTGGCACCAACTGCCAACGAATGCAAGCCATATTTCCTCACCTGGGATAAGTGCTGTACTAACCAGTAGAGTCCATGCCACT ACGAACTTCAGCACCAGTCAGACCAACATCAACACCAGCCAGACCAACATCAACACCAGCCAGACCAACATCAACACCAGTCAGACCAACATCAACACCAGCCAGACCAACATCAACACCAGCCAGACCAACATCAACACCAGCCAGACCAACATCAACACCAGCCAGACCAATATCAACATCAACACCAGTCAGACCGACATCAACACCAGTCAGACCGACATCAACACCAGCCAGACCGACATCAACACCAGTCAGACCAACATCAATACCAATCAGACGAACTTCAGCACCAGCCAGACCAACATCAACACCAGTCAGACCAACATCAACACCAGCCAGACCAACATCAACACCAGTCAGACCGACATCAACACCAGTCAGACCAACATCAACACCAGTCAGACCAACATCAACACCAGTCAGACCAACATCAACACCAGCCAGACCAACATCAACACCAGCCAGACCAACATCAACACCAGTCAGACCAACATCAACACCAGCCAGACCAATATCAACATCAACACCAGTCAGACCGACATCAACACCAGCCAGACCAACATCAACACCAGTCAAACCAACATCAACACCAGCCAGACCGACATCAACACCAGTCAGACCGACATCAACACCAGTCAGACCGACATCAACACCAGTCAGACCAACATCAACACCAGCCAGACCAACATCAACACCAGTCAGACCGACATCAACACCA CCAGACCAACATCAACACCAGCCAGACCAACATCAACACCAGCCAGACCAACATCAACTCCAGCCAGACCAACATCAACACCAGTCCAACCAGTTGCCTCAACCACGATCACAACGATCACACCAACCACGGCCACAGACTCACCTACCACGTTCCCACCAACTACAGTCACTCTGCTGACCACTGCATCAGCTAGAACAACCACAATGACTCAACCCAGAACAACCCAAATCATCTCAACCACAGACTTACTCACCACTAACCTGGCAACCACAGACTTACTCACCACTAACCTGGCAACCACAGCACCTGATCACTCAGCAACCATCACACTCGCCCAACCTGCCATGACAACCGTCCAACCCGTCATGACAACATTAAAACCTGCCGTAACAACAGCCCAACCTGCCATGACAACAGCCCCACCTGCTGTGACAACAGCCCAACTCTCCATGACAACACACAAACTTGCCATGACAACAGCCCCACCTGCCGTGACAACAGCCCAACTCTCCATGACAACAGCTCAACCAACCGCCAAGACTATTACAATAACGATACCACTTACAGCCACGATCCCACCGCCAAGAACAACTCAAGCGATCACAAACACAGAGTCAATATTTGCAACAACAGCTCCATCGACCTCTAGCGCTCCAGCCACAACTAGAACCAGGGTGATCACCAGAGCACCTGTCACTGAGAAACCAG GTTGCCCGTGGAGACGACCCTCGTTGCACCACGCGGGGGAGTGGACGGACGATGACCTCACCAGCGCGACCCCAACGACCACCGTCAGCGCCCACAAGCTGCAGCCCTGCGTCCTGGAGCTCTGCAAGTTCTTCTCCCAGTGTCTCTGCCGCTCCTACGGATCCAAGACGAGGATGAG ATATTGTGCCGACAGTCATCTGTGGTACGAGAAACACACGTTTGAGGTGTGCAGGCGGGTCAGAAGAGTTTCCTTCTCTAAAA